CTTTACGTTGGTATTACCTATATCGAGCAAAAGATTCATGTTTCCCGCACCCTGACGTCGCCGGCGACAAGATGGTGCGTCATATTTCCGCTCCGCACCACCAGCGCTCCTGACTCGTTTATGCCACCGGCCACACCGGTTATGGTATCAGCGCCGGACACGCTCACTGCACTGCCGTTGAGCACATCGGCATCATTCCACTGTTCGCGGAATGGCGCAAAACCGTCGCTCGCAAATTGCGTCAGCGCGGCTCTTGTATGGCTCACCAGCGCAGCCGTCAGCTCGTTGCGCCGCAGACACAGTGCCGGATCAATGGCATGCAGATCGGTCGCTTCAATTCCGCCATCGCCGGCAATGACCTCGGCTGCCGCTCCCGGCAGGCGCACGTTGATACCGATTCCGGTTACCACGTGCAGTCCGGCCGCTGTGGTGGAAGCTTCGAGCAACACACCGCCCAGCTTTGCGCCCCGCCAGACTATATCGTTGGGCCACTTCAGCCCGACGCCGGTTACCGCCAGCTCACGCAACGCCCGCAGTGTCGCCACGCCGGTGACCAGGCTCAGCGCTGCGGGCATGTCGGGGGGCGGTTCGAGCTGTTGTGCCAGCGACAGACAAACTCCGCTGGCATAAGGTGATACCCATTTACGCTGCAGTCGACCACGGCCGCCATACTGAAACTCGGCGGCGAGTACGCTGGTTGTTCCGACCGGAGGCGGCGGACGCTGCGCCAGCCGCGTGTTGGTCGAATCAACTACGGCGGCAACATCAAGCTCGACACCCGGCGGCAGCAGAGTGGCAATCGCGGCCTGATCGAGCAGGTCCAGCGGGTATGCCAGGCGGCACCGATCTTCCATTACTTCCGCGTCGAGACCCAGGGCTTCCAGCTGGCGACACGTCTCTTTCATGTCGTCGACCCGGTGCCATGCGCCATCGGCCAGGCGCGCAATCAGGGTTACAACCTGCATCAGGCTTTGCGGCGCCAGAACATCGCGCCGGCCATACGGTTCTCGGTACCGCTGCGCATGTTGGCGATGTTGGAGCGGTGCGCGTACACCACCAGCGCGGCGATGGCGGCACCATAGAAAAGCAGCGGCAGATCAGGGCCGGCTGGCTGATAGAGCAACACAAACAGCGGCATCGTGACCGCCGCACACATTGTTGCGAAGCCGACAAAGCCGGTGCCGGTCAGCACGACCAGCCACACCATTGCCACTGGCAACACTGCCAGCGGCCACAAGCCCAGCAATGCGCCGACGGCTGTGGCGCCACCCTTTCCACCACGAAAATCAAACCAGAAAGGCGCAATGTGCCCGACCACAGCAGCGACACCACAGGCCGCTGCCGTCCAGCCCGGCTGTAACAACGGCATGGCAAACACATCCATCGGCGCTACCAGCAAAACGGCGGCGACGCCCTTGCCCACGTCGATCAGCATAACAAGCAAGGCAAAAAGGAATCCGTGCGTACGCAATGCATTGGTGGCCCCGGCATTGCCGCTGCCTTCCGTGCGTATATCAAAACCACGCAGCCAGCCCAGCAACAATGAGCCGTTTACCGAGCCGAGCAGGTAGCTCAAAAGCAGTTTTGTACCGAATTCCAGCATTTGCCTGACAACAGTAAATCAGTCGGCGATTTTATCAGACGCCGTCGGGTTATCCGTGCGTTGTGAGCCCAGCCAGATGGCAAACAAGGCAATGACCAGGCCGGCTGCTTCGTGCGCGGCAACCGGTCGGTGGAAAAACAGGATATCCCACACAAATGACAACGTTGGCTGCAGCAACAGCAGCAGCCCGGCCCGCGATGCGGGAATATGCGGCAAACCGCTGGATATCAGCACCCAGGCGATTACCTGCGAGCCAATCGCGTAGGTGGTCAGCCAGGCGGCGTCCGTGGCCTGCTCGACCACCAGTGTTTCGCCGGCGTAAAAAGATGCCGCGCCGAGGAATACCGCCGTGGTCAGCGAGACCAGCGCGAGGTCACCGGCAGCGGTGCGATCGACCGCCCGCGCCCGCGCTTCGCGCAGGCAAAGCAGGTACCCGGCGTAGAACACCGCTGTCGCCAGCCCCAGCCACACGCCGGCGCGCTTTTCCGGCGACAGTATCGACCAATCCAGACCAACCAGCAGTGTCAGCCCCAGCAGCGCCAGCGGCACGGCCACGAACAGGCGCCAGCCGGCGCGCTCACGATAGACCAGGATCCCGACTGCGGTCAGGATAAATACCTGGAATGCAGCCAGCAGAGTAGCCAGCCCCGGACCGATCCACTCGATGCTCTGGTGCCACACCCACAGATCGCCCATGTAAAACAGCGCGGCGGCGACTATCAGCCCCATTGCGCCGCCTTTCAGCAGTATCCCGCCACGCAGCCGGACAAACAGCATGAGGATGACGCCGGCAATAAACACGCGGTAGAAGCCAATCGCCGTCGGCCCCATGCTGACAAGCTTCACGAACACCGCCGAGAAGCTGATCATGACGGCGCCGATGAGGACGCGGATCGTGGCCTGGCGTTGGGTCAGGGGGCTAACCCGTCGTACACGGCGCCAATTGTAATGTCGCCGCGATCCTGCATTGAACGCACCCGCTCACGCTGCCTGGCCAGGTCGGCGCGGATAACATCGAACAGCTGAACAAACCCGGGATGCTGGCGCAGCTCGTCAAAGTGTGGATTGTATTTTTCCTGGTACCACCATTCGTCGCGCCAGCCGGCGACGATAGCCTGGCGGATAGCAGCCAGAGCCTCATCTGTCCGGCCCTGCAGCGCATGGATTTCGGCATCAAGCACACCGACGCCTTCCCAGGCGCGCGCCTGGCGCGGTACACCCGACAGTACCTGCATGGCAGCATCGAGCAGGACTGCCGCGGACTCGGTCCTGCCCTGCTGCTGCAGCAGGTGAGCGAAACCAACCGCCGCTGCGTAATTGCGCAGGTCAACCTGCGGTGCTTTTTCACCAAGCTGCGGGAAAGCAGCCAGGTAACGTCTGCGGGCTTTTCTCTGGCTGCCGTTGCGCAGTTCAATATCACGCAACTTGTTTACAGCACGGGCGAAACTGGCATCGATTTCGTGCAACCGGTCGAGATAACGCGCGGCATCGCGTGGCTCATCACGGTACAGGTGCAGCAACGCCATCGCGTAATTCGCCTCACCGGAGCCGGCGCCAAGCTCGATGCTGCGTTGAGCCCATTCTGCCGCCAGGTCCGGCTCACCCAGATGAAGGAATATAAATGACGGCAAGGCATAGGCTTTGGGCTTGCCGGGATCGAGCTCCTTGTAACGCTCGATTGCAGCCAGGGCCGAATCGCAGCGGCCACGGACGAAATACTCGTAAGCTGCCAGCTCCGCATGCGCCTCGGCGAAGCCCGGATCAATTTCCAGGGCCCGGTTGAAACGATCGACTGCTGCGTCGATATCGCCTTTTTTCTGGTACACGCGGCCCAGGCTGTTCTGGATTATTGGTGACAACGGATCGAGCGTGACCGCCTGGTGCAGGTGTGACTCAGCCTGTTCCAGCCGCCCGTTGCGGCTCAGCCACCAGCCGTACCACTGGTGACCACGCGCGTAGTTGGGGTTGAGGCTGATGCCCTTGCGATAGGCGCGTTCGGCATCGTCACCACGGCTCATCAGGGCCAGCGAGATATAGGCCTCACCGAGATCGGGATCGAGTTGCAGCGCCCTGTCGATGGCGTTGCGCGCCTTCAGTGCACCTTCGAGTCGTGGATAACCGCTGTAATACATCTGCAGCTGATAAGAATCGGCCAGGCTGGCCCAGGCCGGGGCGAACTCGCTGTCGTAGTCGAGCGCCGTGCGGAACCGTCGCTCGGATTCGGCCAGCCCCGCCGTGGTGCGCCCCTCCATGCGCTGCCGGCCAATCAGGTATTCCTGGTAGGCATCGAGGCTTTGCGTCGGTGCCTGCTGCAACCGCTGCTGCTCCCTCGGCGTTAACGTTGCTTCGAGCTCACGCGCAATCGACGTCGCAATTTCGGTCTGGATCTCGAACAGGTTCTCGGCCGTGAGGGTGCGGTCATAAATGTTGGCCCACACGTGTTCATCAGTGGCTGCATCGATCAGCTGCACGTTTATCCGAACCTTGTCACCCGATCGCTGCACGCCACCTTCCATGATTGCCGCAACGCCCAGCTCACGGGCAATTTCCGGGATCGATTTTTTCGTTCCCTTGTAACGCATGACCGAGGTGCGCGAAATCACCTTGAGTGATTCGAAGCGTGACAGGTAGGTCAGCAGATCATCGTGCATTCCGTCAGTGAAAAAAACATCGGACTCGAGCGCACTGCGATTATCGAACGGCAGCACTGCAACCGCGTTTTCCAGCGGCGTTTGTGTAACGTCGCGGGACAGTTGGGTCATCTCACCCGGCCGGCCGGTGCCGTCGAGATAGCGGCTGGCCAGCAGGTAGAGCAGCGCCAGCGACAGCAGGCCGATGATGGCAAAGTCGATTTTGCGGCTGACAGCTTTTGCGGTTGCCGCATCCCGCACCACGTCACTTTCGCGCCGTACGCCCTCGGACGTGAATTCGTAGGCCCACGACAGGAACAGCGCAATCGGAAAACCAATTGCCAGCACCAGGAGCATGAACCGCCCAACCCATTCCGGAGCGCCGATGAGCGGCAGCACGATATCGACCACCTGCAGGATCAGCCATGACAGCAGCACGTATCCGGCGGCGACGCGGAATACATTGCGCTGGCGCAGTTCCTCAAAAAAGGTCATTACTGAACTTTAGATGTATTCGGCCGACGGGGCCAGATAACTCAGGGCTGGTATGCCACAACGGCTGCGGTTACCGCCTGCCCTTCGCGCATGCCACCAACGATCACATATTGCCCCTGATGTGCCAGCAGCCCGCGATGATCCATCGTTGCCACTGACAAGGACGGCTTTTTTTGCCAGCGTCCGGTATCGGTGAGCCAGGCAAATACGCGTGATGAGGGCGATGACGGCCTGCCGTCGTAGCCGATGCCGTTGTAGTTGTACGGGTTATCGCTGCCACCGGCGAACAGAATGGCCGGCTCGCCGTCGAGTTGTGTCCCGGTGGCAGCCATCCGATACAGGGCCGGCCCGGGATGATGCGGCATGACCACCCAGTCGATCCGACGCGGGTCGCCGGCGCGAACACGGCCAGACAGGCAACGCTTCGCCGCCCGGAACCTGCGCTGTTTCCGCGTGGTTTCAATTCGCACACCGTCGCAGACAACGATCTGGTCATCGACGATGCCGCCCGCATGTCCAAATACCGGTGCGCCGGGCCATGGCGTCGCCTGGTGCCACTGACCGGTTTCGGTGTCGTAAAGCTGCACCAGGTTGACGTTGCCGGAGTCGTGCCAGCCACTGACCAGGTAAATGTAGCGACCGGCGTAAGCCAGGGCGACGGTATCGTCGACCGGAACCGGCATCGGTGCGAGCTCGACATAGCTGTCCTGCCGCACGTCCAGTGCATGCACCAGCGGAACGGAAACTTCGCTGTGATCTTCCGCCACCGTGTAACCGCCAAAGATGTAAACCAGGCCGCCGAGCCCAACTGCTGCTCCCGCCAGTCGCCCGGCACCGCCAGGCACATCGGGTAATCTGCGCCACTTTGCCGCCGCGGGCGGCAGGTGCCAGGCGGTGCTGGTGGTATCGCGCCAGGTCCTGCCTTCCAGTAGCCCCATCAGGCTCACCATGTGGAAACCGTCATCCAGGACGACGCCGGCAACGGCATTGTTGCTCACTGCCACCGGCAACCCCGGCACCGGAGCGGCGGCCGTCGGCAACGCGACGGCAAGCAACAACGCCAGGCAGGACTGCCTCAATGCGTTTTACCTTGCATCCACAGTCGCCGTATCTCCACCGAAGCACTACCGGCATCGCTGTCGATAGCGACACGAACCGCCGCAGGTGGCGCCGGATCGAGCTCCGCGGTGAAACGCAGCAGTTCATCACGCCGGAATACATCGATACGCACCAGGTCACGCGGGCGATAACGCGACAACAGCTGCTGATAGTTGTCAGGTGTAACGCGCACACCCTCAAGCGCCAGCAGCTCGTCACCACTGGCAAGCCCCGCACGATGCGCCGGCCCGTGCTGAAACACGGTCGTTACCATCAATTTGCCATTGTCATTGGCAAAACCGATATGCAACGCAGGCACATTGCCGGTCGGCGGCTTGACCGGCGGCCGGTTCTGGCCGTCCGGTAACGGCAACATGGTAAACGTCACGCCCAGCCTGGCAAGCAGCTCATCGAGCGGCGGGTCGGTGACACCATATATAACGCTGTCGAAGTAGTCGCCCAAATCAGTGCCGCAAACCTCGGTGCACAACTGCTCGAACCGGCCCTCGGGCAGCGGCGTATCGGTCAGCCCGTACTGCTGCCAGACCGCGCGCATGACATCATCGAGGCTGCAGGCATCAGCCGTACGTTCCCTTATGGTCAGGTCCAGACCCAGCGCTGCCAGCGCTCCCTTGGTGTAATAACTGACCTGGGTATTGGGCGCGTTGTGATCGCGCTTGTAGAACTTCACCCAGGCGTCGAAGCTGGCATCAGCCAGGCTCTGCGTGAAGCGGCCACGGCCGGACCACACGCGCGTTGCCATGTTGCTGACCAGGTCAAGATAGGAATCGGAACTGATTACGCCGGCCCGCAACAGGCTGAGGTCATCGTAGTACGAAGTAATGCCTTCAAAAATCCACAGCTGTCGCGTGTACGCCTCGCGCGACAGGTCGGACTCGGCAACCGGCGCCGGGCGAATGCGCCGCACGTTCCACAGGTGGAAATACTCGTGACTGGCCAGCCCGAGAAAACCGCGATAGGCATCAGTCACCTCGTCGCTACCGTAGGCCGGCAGGTCGCCGCGACTCGCCATCATGGCGCAGGACCAGCGGTGTTCCAGGCCGCCATAGCCACTGCCGAGCACGGTTAACAGGAATACATAGCGGTCGATGGGTGCCGGCAGGCCAAACAGCTCCATCTGGTACTCGCAGACTGCTTTCAGGTCGCGCGCAACCCGTGCCAGGTCGCTGTGGTGACGGCCGCTGACAACCAGCTGGTGCGGCACGCCGTGCGCTTCGAAGTACTGGGTCTCGAATTCGCCTGTTTCCACGGGGTGGTCAATCAGTTCGTCATAATCGGCAGCTTCGTACAACCCGAAACCATGCGGCTCTGCATCGAGGCGCCGCATCGACGTGGCAAGGCGCCATCCGGAAAAGCGATCATGCCCGTGACGCTCCATATGCACGGTGCAACGCTGGTTTTCCTGTCCGTGTACACGCAGGAAAATACACGGCCCGTTAAAAAACCCTCGGGTGCTGTCGAGATGGGCACCACGGACTGACAGGTCTTTTGCATACACCCGGTAATGAACCACCAGTGGCCCTTTGCACGGCGCGCACTGCCAACTGGACTTGTCCGCCTTGCTTACACCCGTCTCATCGCCGCCACAGCTCGCTTCCAGCTCGATGACGTGACCGGCAAAGTCGCGCACCAGGTAACTTCCCGGTGTCCACGCCGGCAGCGAGAGTCGCTGCCCGTCCGCATCAGGTTCGGCAATGTGGCAGTGGACTTCGAAGATATGTCCGCCCGGGTCTGCCGGGACAATCTGGTAGTGGATCTTTGCCTGCACAGCCACGCATCTCCTTGCATCACCTCACGGCTGCATAACCTAGCATTTCACGCAGGCGGCGTAGAGATCGCCAACGCTCTGATCAGTAACTATTAAGCTTGCGCCGCGGCAGAGCTTGTGGAAAACGCCGCTGAATCGCCCGGCCGATCCGCTGCGCCACCAGCCCGAAACCACGGTCGGACGGGTGCATTTCGTCCTTCCAGTGGGAGGAATGCAGCGTGCCGCGCGTGTCCACTACGGTAAACCGCCGACTCTCCATGCGCAGGTCATAAAGCATATCGTGAAATTCGGCCAGTACGTGACGGACGATTGCGCGCTGATCTGACTTGCTGGTAAAGCCTTTCTTGCGGAACACAGCGGTGATTGGCGGCTTGCTGACCGGCTTGCCGAGAATGCGAATCGGTTCACCGTTGACCGTGGGAAAGTCATAGGCGTGAGTAAAAACATGGCAGCGCGGATTGTGCCGGTCGCGCATCTGCAACAGGCTGCTGTAGGCGTCGCGGATTTCCTCCAGCACTTCCTCCACAACGTCGTCGCGGATGCATTTACGCCATCCTGTGCCGCGGCACTTTTTTGTCAGCATGCGTGGCATGGCGTCGACTATGTCGTTGCCACCGGCGCTGAACAACAGGATGCGGAAGCCAAATTTGTGCTGCAACGCGTAACGCAGCCTGCGTTTCTGGTCGCCAGCCATAATCTCGGCCACGGTGTCACCATTGTGCGCCATCAGCAGCATGGCCATGCGGGCATCGAAGGTGCGCTGCAGGTGGCCAATAATATTGCGCCGCCACAGCAGGGCCGGGAAAGCGAACCAGGAGTCTCCCTCGGTTATTGTCGGAATCCAGTCGGGATTGTCGGACAGCTGGCGCGCTACGCGGCGATAGGGTCTTTCGACTAGACGCTCGTAGCGCCGGCTGGTTCTGCTCACTACCGTTACCAGCGATGATAAGCCGGGTGGCCCGGCTTCACGGCGACAAATGTTCCGCGGCAGGTGGCACACACCTTGCCGCCGGCGACAAGTTCACCCTCGATGGTGGCGCGATCAGCATCGATACTGGCAACCGTTGCGCGCAAGCTCACCGGAGCATCCGTGGGTGCAGGCCGCTTCAGCGTGATCGTGTAGTCAGCCGTTACCGTACACGGCGGGCGATCAGCCGCCGCCTGGCGCATCAGGTGCCAGGCCGCAGTCCAGTTGCAGTGACAATCGAGCAACGTGCCGATAATGCCGCCACACAGAACACCGGGGAACGCCTCGTGATGCCGCTGCGGCTGCCATTCGGCAACAACAGCGTCACCGTCGGGAATACTGCGCACACGCAGCCCCTGCTCGTTGGCCGGACCGCAGCCGAAGCATGCATTGTGCGGCGCATATTGCTCCTGCAGGCACTGGCCACTCATTGCATATTCTCCTTTGGCAGAAAAATCTCGGCCAGCATGCAGCGCACGCTGCCACCGCCATAGTCCTCCAGCATTTCGATCGGTGACGAGACTAAATTTGCGTGCCGCTCCAGCGCTGCCACCTGGTCCGGAGCAAGGCTGTCGCGGGCGCGCTGTGACATGGCAATCACCAGGGTTTCGGCAGCGCGCAGCTCCAGCATGTTGCCTGCGAACTGTTCCATCTGTGTGTAGGTGATTTCAATCAGCTCGTGCCCGGTTTGCTCCAGCGAAACAACCAGCGTGTCGCGCTCGCCCGGATCACAAATACTTTCCAGGCAAACGACAGCGAAGGCCGTTCCCAGCGTCATCATCACGTTGGTGTGATATATCGCCAGCCCGTTGCGATCAACAGCGTCAAACAGGACCGGCCGGCAGTCAAACCGGTCGCAGAATTCCGCCAGTACGTCAGCATCGGTCCGCTGTGAGCGGCACGCATAGACAACGCTGTTGACCCGGTCGAGGATCATGCTGCCGGTGCCTTCGAGTATCTTGCCGGTGAGCTCGTAGGGCGAGAAATCGACGATAGTCCTGACAACGAATCCGTGCTCGGTAGCCAGACGATGGACCAGGTCGGGGCGCCGCTCGGTGCGGCGGTTTTCTGCCAGCATCGGGTACAGCACCACGCTGCCGTCGGCATGGGTGGTTATCCAGTTATTCGGGAATACCGCATCAGGCCTGACCGCATCACTGTCATCCTGGAACACACAAACCTCTACGCCGGCAGCTGCCAGCTTTGCAGCCAGCCCATCAAATTCACGCTGTGCGGCGGCAAGCAGCTGCGAAGCATCCGGCGCATCACTTTTCTGGAAAGCGTTGGTTTCGGCCGTTAACGGGTTGGCGTTAAACGCTGCAGGGCGAATCATCATGACCGTGGCCGCGCTTTGCGTGTTAGCTGTTTGCTCGGGCACTGACGACCTCGCCTGGTTATCCAACCTCATGGAGACGGCACTCGGCGGCATTTTAGCCGGCTGTGCGGGCGCACCCGCACCGGCCCGGAAACAGCGCGACTGAGCCACTGCTGCCCTGCTGCCAGATCCTTCATCCGGCGTAGTTTATCACCCGGCTTGCCACTGGCAGCCGGGCTTCCCTACACTGGTAACAAGCGTGCATGGAGTCACCGCTATGAACGAAAAATCGCTGTTTACCCGCATCATCGATCGCGAGATTCCGGCCGAGATCGTACACGAGGACGATCACTGCATTGCGATCAATGACATCAGCCCGCAGGCGCCATTGCATGTGCTGGTGATTCCAAAAAAGCCGATCGCAAGACTGAGTGATGGCGGTGCTGCCGAGGCTGAGTTATTTGGCCATCTCATGCTCACCGGCGCAGCAATTGCGCGTGACGCCGGCCACGAAGATTTTCGACTGGTGGTCAACAATGGCGCCGGCGCCGGTCAGTCAGTCTTTCACCTGCACGTGCACGTGCTGGCCGGACGGGGTTTGAGCTGGCCACCCGGCTGAGCCGAAGCTTTCCGGTTCGCGGCATATTTCATTCAGTGTCTGCGGATTTGGCTGTGGCCTTTTGCTCCTCACGCCGGCGGGCACTTTCCCGGGCTTTTTCGTAACGCTCGGCGTACTGCGCCTTGATGCGTTTGCCTTTCCGCGCCAGGAATGGCCGCAGGAAGTCCGCCAACCGAGGGAAAATATAGCCTGCCGTTGCCAGCTTGCCGGTCGTGGCCGGTATGGTTCGTTCCAGCCGACCGTCTGTGGCGCATTCAAGAATCAGCCGTGCAACCTGGTTAGCGCTGCTGATCGGCTGTGAAAAAAAGTAGTCCGGCACCTTGTCGAGATGCTCCATGATAAAACCCGTGTCGATCGGACCGGGCGATACGCAGGACACGCTGATACCGTCTTCAGCCAGCTCGGCCGCCAGCGCACGGCTGAAAGCACGCAGGCCAAACTTGGTCGCTGAATAGGCCGCTTCATCCGGTACCGGTATCTTGCCGGCTATCGACGCGACATTGATGATGTTGCCACCGCCGGCGCGCTTGAGGTAAGGGATAACCTGGCGCGATAAGACTATCGGCGCGCGCAGGTTTACATCGACGATCTGTCCGAGCTGGCGCGGCTCTATGGTCTCGAGCGGACCACGGTAATTACAGCCGGCATTGTTGACCAGGATGTTGATCGCGCCGAAGTGCCGCTGCGCCCGGTGCAGCATTTCATTGCACGCCTGCTCATCGGCAACGTCCATGGGCACGGCGACCGCATCTGTGCCGAATTCGTAGGCTATCGCCTCAACGGCCTCCTGCCCTCGCGCCACCAGCACCAGCCTGGCCCCTT
This window of the Gammaproteobacteria bacterium genome carries:
- a CDS encoding biotin--[acetyl-CoA-carboxylase] ligase, whose product is MQVVTLIARLADGAWHRVDDMKETCRQLEALGLDAEVMEDRCRLAYPLDLLDQAAIATLLPPGVELDVAAVVDSTNTRLAQRPPPPVGTTSVLAAEFQYGGRGRLQRKWVSPYASGVCLSLAQQLEPPPDMPAALSLVTGVATLRALRELAVTGVGLKWPNDIVWRGAKLGGVLLEASTTAAGLHVVTGIGINVRLPGAAAEVIAGDGGIEATDLHAIDPALCLRRNELTAALVSHTRAALTQFASDGFAPFREQWNDADVLNGSAVSVSGADTITGVAGGINESGALVVRSGNMTHHLVAGDVRVRET
- the plsY gene encoding glycerol-3-phosphate 1-O-acyltransferase PlsY, whose protein sequence is MLEFGTKLLLSYLLGSVNGSLLLGWLRGFDIRTEGSGNAGATNALRTHGFLFALLVMLIDVGKGVAAVLLVAPMDVFAMPLLQPGWTAAACGVAAVVGHIAPFWFDFRGGKGGATAVGALLGLWPLAVLPVAMVWLVVLTGTGFVGFATMCAAVTMPLFVLLYQPAGPDLPLLFYGAAIAALVVYAHRSNIANMRSGTENRMAGAMFWRRKA
- a CDS encoding DMT family transporter, producing the protein MISFSAVFVKLVSMGPTAIGFYRVFIAGVILMLFVRLRGGILLKGGAMGLIVAAALFYMGDLWVWHQSIEWIGPGLATLLAAFQVFILTAVGILVYRERAGWRLFVAVPLALLGLTLLVGLDWSILSPEKRAGVWLGLATAVFYAGYLLCLREARARAVDRTAAGDLALVSLTTAVFLGAASFYAGETLVVEQATDAAWLTTYAIGSQVIAWVLISSGLPHIPASRAGLLLLLQPTLSFVWDILFFHRPVAAHEAAGLVIALFAIWLGSQRTDNPTASDKIAD
- a CDS encoding tetratricopeptide repeat protein — its product is MTFFEELRQRNVFRVAAGYVLLSWLILQVVDIVLPLIGAPEWVGRFMLLVLAIGFPIALFLSWAYEFTSEGVRRESDVVRDAATAKAVSRKIDFAIIGLLSLALLYLLASRYLDGTGRPGEMTQLSRDVTQTPLENAVAVLPFDNRSALESDVFFTDGMHDDLLTYLSRFESLKVISRTSVMRYKGTKKSIPEIARELGVAAIMEGGVQRSGDKVRINVQLIDAATDEHVWANIYDRTLTAENLFEIQTEIATSIARELEATLTPREQQRLQQAPTQSLDAYQEYLIGRQRMEGRTTAGLAESERRFRTALDYDSEFAPAWASLADSYQLQMYYSGYPRLEGALKARNAIDRALQLDPDLGEAYISLALMSRGDDAERAYRKGISLNPNYARGHQWYGWWLSRNGRLEQAESHLHQAVTLDPLSPIIQNSLGRVYQKKGDIDAAVDRFNRALEIDPGFAEAHAELAAYEYFVRGRCDSALAAIERYKELDPGKPKAYALPSFIFLHLGEPDLAAEWAQRSIELGAGSGEANYAMALLHLYRDEPRDAARYLDRLHEIDASFARAVNKLRDIELRNGSQRKARRRYLAAFPQLGEKAPQVDLRNYAAAVGFAHLLQQQGRTESAAVLLDAAMQVLSGVPRQARAWEGVGVLDAEIHALQGRTDEALAAIRQAIVAGWRDEWWYQEKYNPHFDELRQHPGFVQLFDVIRADLARQRERVRSMQDRGDITIGAVYDGLAP
- a CDS encoding galactose oxidase, which codes for MRQSCLALLLAVALPTAAAPVPGLPVAVSNNAVAGVVLDDGFHMVSLMGLLEGRTWRDTTSTAWHLPPAAAKWRRLPDVPGGAGRLAGAAVGLGGLVYIFGGYTVAEDHSEVSVPLVHALDVRQDSYVELAPMPVPVDDTVALAYAGRYIYLVSGWHDSGNVNLVQLYDTETGQWHQATPWPGAPVFGHAGGIVDDQIVVCDGVRIETTRKQRRFRAAKRCLSGRVRAGDPRRIDWVVMPHHPGPALYRMAATGTQLDGEPAILFAGGSDNPYNYNGIGYDGRPSSPSSRVFAWLTDTGRWQKKPSLSVATMDHRGLLAHQGQYVIVGGMREGQAVTAAVVAYQP
- a CDS encoding M61 family metallopeptidase, with the translated sequence MAVQAKIHYQIVPADPGGHIFEVHCHIAEPDADGQRLSLPAWTPGSYLVRDFAGHVIELEASCGGDETGVSKADKSSWQCAPCKGPLVVHYRVYAKDLSVRGAHLDSTRGFFNGPCIFLRVHGQENQRCTVHMERHGHDRFSGWRLATSMRRLDAEPHGFGLYEAADYDELIDHPVETGEFETQYFEAHGVPHQLVVSGRHHSDLARVARDLKAVCEYQMELFGLPAPIDRYVFLLTVLGSGYGGLEHRWSCAMMASRGDLPAYGSDEVTDAYRGFLGLASHEYFHLWNVRRIRPAPVAESDLSREAYTRQLWIFEGITSYYDDLSLLRAGVISSDSYLDLVSNMATRVWSGRGRFTQSLADASFDAWVKFYKRDHNAPNTQVSYYTKGALAALGLDLTIRERTADACSLDDVMRAVWQQYGLTDTPLPEGRFEQLCTEVCGTDLGDYFDSVIYGVTDPPLDELLARLGVTFTMLPLPDGQNRPPVKPPTGNVPALHIGFANDNGKLMVTTVFQHGPAHRAGLASGDELLALEGVRVTPDNYQQLLSRYRPRDLVRIDVFRRDELLRFTAELDPAPPAAVRVAIDSDAGSASVEIRRLWMQGKTH
- a CDS encoding PaaI family thioesterase; its protein translation is MSGQCLQEQYAPHNACFGCGPANEQGLRVRSIPDGDAVVAEWQPQRHHEAFPGVLCGGIIGTLLDCHCNWTAAWHLMRQAAADRPPCTVTADYTITLKRPAPTDAPVSLRATVASIDADRATIEGELVAGGKVCATCRGTFVAVKPGHPAYHRW
- a CDS encoding amidinotransferase, whose protein sequence is MRLDNQARSSVPEQTANTQSAATVMMIRPAAFNANPLTAETNAFQKSDAPDASQLLAAAQREFDGLAAKLAAAGVEVCVFQDDSDAVRPDAVFPNNWITTHADGSVVLYPMLAENRRTERRPDLVHRLATEHGFVVRTIVDFSPYELTGKILEGTGSMILDRVNSVVYACRSQRTDADVLAEFCDRFDCRPVLFDAVDRNGLAIYHTNVMMTLGTAFAVVCLESICDPGERDTLVVSLEQTGHELIEITYTQMEQFAGNMLELRAAETLVIAMSQRARDSLAPDQVAALERHANLVSSPIEMLEDYGGGSVRCMLAEIFLPKENMQ
- a CDS encoding histidine triad nucleotide-binding protein, which gives rise to MNEKSLFTRIIDREIPAEIVHEDDHCIAINDISPQAPLHVLVIPKKPIARLSDGGAAEAELFGHLMLTGAAIARDAGHEDFRLVVNNGAGAGQSVFHLHVHVLAGRGLSWPPG
- a CDS encoding SDR family oxidoreductase; this translates as MAGSFQDKVVIITGASAGVGASAARQFAAEGARLVLVARGQEAVEAIAYEFGTDAVAVPMDVADEQACNEMLHRAQRHFGAINILVNNAGCNYRGPLETIEPRQLGQIVDVNLRAPIVLSRQVIPYLKRAGGGNIINVASIAGKIPVPDEAAYSATKFGLRAFSRALAAELAEDGISVSCVSPGPIDTGFIMEHLDKVPDYFFSQPISSANQVARLILECATDGRLERTIPATTGKLATAGYIFPRLADFLRPFLARKGKRIKAQYAERYEKARESARRREEQKATAKSADTE